The Aliidongia dinghuensis genome window below encodes:
- a CDS encoding DUF952 domain-containing protein, giving the protein MTDLIFHMCRRDEWQAAARSVYRGSTQDQADGFIHFSTAEQIVESAARHRAGQDGLVLIAVDPAALGPELKWEPSRSGALFPHLHGSLPLTAVSWVRELPLGPDGKHLFPPLNRSGEQP; this is encoded by the coding sequence ATGACCGACCTCATCTTCCATATGTGCCGGCGTGACGAGTGGCAAGCGGCCGCGCGCTCCGTTTATCGTGGCTCCACCCAGGACCAGGCCGACGGCTTCATCCATTTCTCGACGGCCGAGCAGATCGTCGAAAGCGCCGCCCGCCACCGCGCCGGCCAGGATGGGCTGGTGCTCATCGCGGTCGATCCGGCGGCCCTCGGGCCGGAGCTCAAGTGGGAGCCGTCGCGCTCGGGCGCGCTCTTCCCGCATCTCCACGGGTCGCTGCCGCTGACCGCCGTCAGCTGGGTGCGCGAGCTGCCGCTCGGCCCCGACGGCAAGCATCTGTTCCCGCCGCTGAACCGGTCGGGCGAGCAGCCATGA
- a CDS encoding plasmid mobilization protein encodes MKQSEAATERVTVLMTPAEKVALEIKAKGAGVSVGEYVRRSVDSFDPDGAAELTQLAALAIELQRSNVEAAAALDRALASIEETRTQLGGRSAA; translated from the coding sequence ATGAAACAGTCGGAAGCCGCCACCGAGCGGGTCACGGTGCTGATGACGCCGGCAGAGAAGGTGGCGCTCGAGATAAAGGCGAAGGGCGCCGGCGTTTCGGTCGGCGAATATGTGCGACGGTCCGTCGATTCGTTCGATCCCGATGGGGCGGCTGAGCTCACCCAGCTTGCCGCCCTGGCGATCGAACTGCAGCGGAGCAACGTCGAGGCAGCGGCGGCGCTGGATCGGGCGCTTGCCAGCATCGAGGAGACGCGCACCCAACTCGGCGGCCGGTCGGCCGCATGA
- a CDS encoding branched-chain amino acid aminotransferase — MASWTYVDGEWLSGNPLLLGPMSHAMWQASLVFDGARAFEGTTPDLDRHCARVVASARALGLGPMLTPGEVEDIAREGLGHFTKDAALYIRPMFWAEGGFLGGAPETTRFALSVYDLPMPSADGFSAGLSSYRRPSPETAPTDAKAACHYPNSGRAMAELKARGFDNAVLLDPLGHVAEFASANLFLVKDGVVVTPEPNGTFLNGITRQRVVRLLRQAGVEVQERVVTVQELLAADEIFATGNLGKVQPITRYEQRELGPGPLFQRARELYWAFAHNAL, encoded by the coding sequence ATGGCGTCCTGGACCTACGTGGATGGGGAATGGTTATCGGGTAATCCGCTGCTCCTCGGGCCGATGAGCCATGCCATGTGGCAGGCGTCACTCGTGTTCGACGGCGCGCGCGCGTTCGAGGGCACGACCCCCGACCTTGATCGCCATTGCGCGCGTGTCGTGGCGTCGGCCCGGGCGCTCGGGCTCGGCCCCATGCTGACGCCGGGCGAGGTCGAGGATATCGCGCGCGAGGGTCTCGGCCATTTCACCAAGGATGCGGCGCTCTATATCCGGCCGATGTTCTGGGCCGAGGGCGGCTTCCTCGGCGGCGCGCCGGAGACGACACGCTTCGCGCTCTCGGTCTATGACCTGCCGATGCCGTCGGCCGACGGTTTCTCCGCCGGCCTGTCCAGCTATCGGCGGCCGTCGCCTGAAACCGCGCCGACCGACGCCAAGGCGGCTTGCCACTACCCGAACAGCGGTCGCGCCATGGCCGAGCTCAAGGCGCGCGGTTTCGACAACGCGGTGCTGCTCGACCCCTTGGGGCACGTCGCCGAGTTCGCCTCGGCCAACCTGTTCCTGGTCAAGGACGGCGTGGTCGTGACGCCGGAGCCGAACGGCACGTTCCTGAACGGCATCACGCGCCAGCGCGTGGTACGGCTGCTGCGCCAGGCGGGCGTCGAGGTGCAGGAGCGGGTCGTGACCGTCCAGGAGCTCTTGGCAGCGGACGAGATCTTCGCGACCGGCAATCTCGGCAAGGTGCAGCCGATCACGCGCTACGAGCAGCGGGAGCTCGGCCCCGGACCGCTGTTCCAGCGCGCCCGCGAGCTTTACTGGGCCTTCGCGCACAATGCGTTGTGA
- a CDS encoding class II glutamine amidotransferase: MCRWLTYSGRPIYLEKLLFEPENSLIQQSLHARKARVATNGDGFGLGWYGEREMPGTYHETLPAWNDRNLKSLSHQLQASLFFAHVRASTGTATSRANCHPFTHGRWLFMHNGQIGGYDRIRRALEQLIPDELYHCRQGTTDSELFFYLLFHHGLDDDPAAALAATTRTVLEIMAAHDVAEPFRMTASLSDGKRTFAVRFATDPEPPSLYYGCEPDGLIIVSEPLDQIADHWHRVPAGHLLTVEGPCRVALSPFGAS; this comes from the coding sequence ATGTGTCGCTGGCTCACCTATAGCGGTCGCCCGATCTATCTCGAGAAGCTGCTGTTCGAGCCCGAGAATTCCCTGATCCAGCAGAGCCTGCACGCCCGCAAGGCGCGGGTCGCGACCAACGGCGACGGCTTCGGCCTCGGCTGGTATGGCGAGCGCGAGATGCCGGGCACCTATCACGAGACGCTGCCGGCCTGGAACGACCGCAACCTCAAGAGCCTGTCGCACCAGCTGCAGGCCTCGCTGTTCTTCGCCCATGTCCGCGCCTCGACCGGCACGGCGACCAGCCGGGCGAACTGCCACCCTTTCACCCACGGCCGCTGGCTGTTCATGCACAACGGCCAGATCGGCGGCTACGACCGGATCCGGCGCGCGCTCGAGCAGCTCATCCCCGACGAGCTCTATCACTGCCGCCAGGGCACGACCGACAGCGAGCTGTTCTTCTATTTGCTGTTCCACCACGGGCTCGATGACGACCCGGCGGCGGCGCTTGCCGCGACGACCCGCACCGTGCTCGAGATCATGGCCGCGCACGATGTCGCCGAGCCGTTTCGCATGACCGCATCCTTGAGCGACGGCAAGCGCACGTTCGCCGTGCGCTTTGCGACCGACCCGGAACCGCCGTCGCTCTATTACGGCTGCGAGCCCGACGGGCTCATCATCGTGTCGGAGCCGCTCGACCAGATCGCCGACCATTGGCATCGCGTGCCGGCTGGCCACCTGCTGACGGTCGAAGGCCCGTGCCGCGTGGCGCTCTCGCCGTTCGGAGCGAGCTGA
- a CDS encoding lysylphosphatidylglycerol synthase domain-containing protein produces MKHRLSKYLGPALTLGLIGGAILLLYRSLSEMRLQDLWHDLNEFPLSSILIAAGLTAVSHLALTSYDYIGVRYIKRKLAYWRVAVAAFTAYSISHSLGFASVTGTTVRYRLYSRWGFGAVEVAQIMAMAGVTLFLGMFLIGGVALLLDGARVQAWTDLPSAGINALGVLCLAVVAAYGTVGYFRREPLSLWGFELRIPSPRFAAVQIAVSGIDWFLVASVLYVLLPQNNVFNFATFLGVFVLAYFLGIISNVPGGLGVFEAVILKSLSASVPPEAVLSSLLVYRGIYHLLPLTLGGVIFFINEFKRSHERMRRNAPTGPKAADRRG; encoded by the coding sequence ATGAAGCACAGGCTGAGCAAATATTTGGGCCCCGCCCTGACCCTGGGCCTGATCGGTGGCGCCATCCTGCTGCTGTACCGCTCGCTGAGCGAGATGCGGCTTCAGGACCTGTGGCACGATCTCAACGAGTTCCCGCTGTCGTCGATCTTGATCGCCGCCGGCTTGACGGCCGTCAGCCATCTGGCGCTCACGTCCTACGATTATATCGGCGTGCGCTACATCAAGCGGAAACTCGCCTATTGGCGCGTCGCCGTCGCCGCCTTCACGGCCTATTCGATCAGCCATTCGCTGGGATTCGCCTCGGTCACCGGCACGACCGTGCGCTACCGGCTCTATTCGCGCTGGGGATTCGGCGCGGTCGAGGTGGCGCAGATCATGGCCATGGCGGGGGTTACTTTGTTCCTCGGCATGTTCCTGATCGGCGGGGTGGCCCTGCTGCTCGACGGCGCCCGGGTCCAGGCCTGGACCGACCTGCCGTCGGCCGGCATCAACGCGCTGGGCGTGCTGTGCCTCGCCGTGGTCGCGGCCTATGGCACTGTCGGCTATTTCCGCCGGGAACCGCTCAGCCTCTGGGGCTTCGAGCTGCGCATCCCGAGCCCGCGCTTCGCCGCCGTGCAGATCGCCGTCTCCGGCATCGACTGGTTCCTGGTCGCAAGCGTGCTCTACGTGCTGCTGCCACAGAACAACGTCTTCAATTTCGCGACCTTCCTCGGCGTGTTCGTGCTCGCCTATTTCCTCGGCATCATCTCGAACGTGCCGGGCGGCCTTGGCGTGTTCGAGGCAGTGATCCTGAAGAGTCTGTCGGCCTCGGTGCCGCCTGAGGCGGTATTGTCGTCGCTGCTCGTCTATCGCGGCATCTATCACCTGTTGCCGCTGACCCTGGGTGGCGTCATCTTCTTCATAAATGAGTTCAAACGCTCGCACGAGCGCATGCGGCGGAACGCACCCACCGGCCCCAAGGCGGCCGACCGACGCGGCTAG
- a CDS encoding ATP-dependent DNA helicase — protein sequence MTSAAPLKPSRILAPEIPVLVLGTRRAVWLTADGEIDTLDLRAAQRRARDEAPLVAHGRAVARRLELRDLRAFDALELFAFTCPGQFCLPTPRGLMMALGLGRAGSLEDQAMGLADSVPVLLDRIQRQATPILAELAQLMAAGDWPWGPAVLAALGAAPLPGRPRRLSGLDIWSRLPEWEEAGPVEPPSHYPVDPADARGRLAELVQGRARHDASSANGAPAAEARPQQADYASAVSAAFAPKAAPDEPNLVLAEAGTGVGKTLGYLAPASLWAERNGGPVWVSTFTRNLQTQIDGELDRLYPDPRLKAERVVLRKGRENYLCLLNFEEAAQTVLGNPANAVGLGLMARWAMATKDGALVGGDFPGWLVDLIGRAQSLGLADRRGECIYSACPHYSRCFIEHSIRRARRADIVVANHALVLVQAALGGLDDATVPTRYVFDEGHHLFEAADSAFSAQLSGLSAADLRRWILGAEGGAGRARGMRRRYEDLVAGDDAATDDLQAILVSAAVLPGDGWLHRLAEGEPRHPIEKFLALVRQQVLARAQRPEANYDLETERQPAIEGLAEAALEADQALAGLEAPILRLVKYLAKRLDEEAEELDTAVRTRIEAAIRSLERRAVITLAAWRAMLKDLPQATPEGMVDWLSISRQDGREVDVGLHRHWIDPTEPFAKAVVTPAHGVVVTSATLTDGTGDAGVDWQAAEARTGAVHVAAPAIRARVPSPFDYANQTRCLVVTDVRKDDLDQVAAAYRELFLAAGGGGLGLFTAISRLKAVRERILAPLDDAGIELLSQHVDPVDVGTLIDIFRAEEDACLLGTDAVRDGVDVPGRSLRLIVFDRVPWPRPDILHKARRQDFGSRGYDDMLTRLKLRQAFGRLIRRAGDQGVFVLLDPMMPSRLYGAFPEGVDIRRVGLKEAVEETKYFLRPEAE from the coding sequence ATGACGTCCGCCGCTCCCTTGAAGCCGTCCCGCATCCTGGCGCCCGAAATCCCGGTGCTGGTGCTGGGCACGCGGCGCGCCGTCTGGCTCACGGCCGACGGCGAGATCGACACGCTCGACCTCCGGGCGGCCCAGCGCCGGGCGCGCGACGAGGCGCCGCTCGTGGCGCACGGCCGCGCCGTCGCCCGCCGGCTCGAGCTGCGCGATCTGCGCGCATTCGACGCGCTGGAGCTGTTTGCCTTCACCTGTCCCGGCCAATTCTGCCTGCCGACGCCGCGCGGCCTGATGATGGCACTGGGTCTCGGCCGCGCCGGCTCGCTCGAGGACCAGGCGATGGGCCTCGCCGACTCGGTGCCGGTCCTGCTCGATCGCATCCAGCGCCAAGCGACGCCGATCCTGGCCGAACTGGCGCAGCTGATGGCGGCGGGCGACTGGCCCTGGGGCCCAGCCGTGCTGGCGGCCCTGGGCGCCGCCCCCTTGCCGGGCCGGCCGCGCCGGCTCTCCGGCCTCGACATCTGGTCGCGCCTGCCGGAATGGGAGGAGGCGGGGCCGGTCGAGCCGCCGAGCCACTATCCGGTCGACCCGGCCGACGCGCGGGGCCGCTTGGCCGAGCTGGTCCAGGGCCGGGCGCGCCATGACGCCAGCTCAGCCAATGGCGCGCCCGCCGCTGAAGCGCGGCCGCAGCAGGCCGACTACGCGTCGGCGGTGAGCGCCGCCTTCGCGCCGAAAGCGGCGCCGGACGAGCCGAACCTGGTGCTGGCCGAGGCCGGCACCGGCGTCGGCAAGACCTTGGGCTACCTGGCGCCGGCCAGCCTCTGGGCCGAGCGCAACGGCGGCCCCGTCTGGGTCTCGACCTTTACGCGCAACCTGCAGACCCAGATCGACGGCGAGCTCGACCGGCTCTATCCCGATCCGCGGCTGAAAGCCGAGCGAGTCGTGCTCAGGAAGGGCCGCGAGAACTACTTGTGCCTCTTGAATTTCGAGGAGGCGGCGCAGACCGTGCTCGGCAACCCGGCGAACGCCGTCGGCCTCGGGCTCATGGCGCGCTGGGCGATGGCGACCAAGGACGGGGCGCTCGTCGGCGGCGATTTCCCGGGCTGGCTCGTCGACCTGATTGGCCGTGCCCAGAGCTTGGGCCTCGCCGACCGGCGCGGCGAATGCATCTATTCCGCCTGCCCGCATTATTCGCGCTGCTTCATCGAGCATTCGATCCGGCGGGCGCGGCGGGCCGACATCGTCGTCGCCAACCATGCGCTGGTGCTGGTCCAGGCGGCGCTCGGCGGGCTCGACGACGCGACCGTGCCGACGCGCTACGTGTTCGACGAGGGCCATCACCTGTTCGAGGCCGCGGACAGCGCCTTCTCGGCCCAGCTCTCGGGCCTGTCGGCGGCGGATCTCCGGCGCTGGATCCTGGGGGCCGAGGGCGGCGCCGGCCGCGCGCGCGGGATGCGCCGGCGCTATGAGGACCTGGTTGCGGGCGATGACGCCGCGACGGACGACCTGCAGGCGATCCTGGTCTCGGCCGCCGTGCTGCCGGGCGACGGCTGGCTGCATCGCCTGGCTGAGGGCGAGCCGCGCCACCCGATCGAGAAGTTCCTGGCGCTGGTGCGCCAGCAGGTGCTGGCCCGGGCGCAACGGCCCGAAGCGAACTACGACCTCGAAACGGAACGGCAGCCGGCGATTGAGGGCTTGGCCGAGGCGGCGCTGGAGGCGGACCAGGCGCTGGCCGGGCTCGAGGCGCCGATCCTGCGGCTGGTCAAGTATCTGGCCAAGCGCCTCGACGAGGAGGCGGAAGAGCTCGACACGGCAGTCCGCACCCGCATCGAGGCGGCGATCCGCAGCCTGGAACGGCGCGCGGTCATCACGCTCGCCGCCTGGCGCGCCATGCTCAAGGACCTGCCGCAGGCGACGCCCGAAGGCATGGTCGACTGGCTGTCGATCAGCCGGCAGGACGGGCGCGAGGTCGATGTCGGGCTGCACCGCCATTGGATCGACCCGACCGAGCCCTTCGCCAAGGCGGTCGTGACCCCGGCCCACGGCGTGGTCGTGACGTCGGCGACCTTGACCGACGGCACCGGCGATGCCGGTGTCGACTGGCAGGCGGCCGAGGCACGGACCGGCGCCGTCCATGTGGCCGCCCCGGCGATCCGCGCGCGCGTGCCGTCGCCGTTCGACTATGCCAACCAGACGCGCTGCCTGGTGGTGACCGACGTGCGCAAGGACGATCTCGACCAGGTCGCGGCCGCCTATCGCGAGCTGTTCCTGGCCGCGGGCGGCGGCGGGCTTGGCCTGTTCACGGCGATCTCGCGCCTCAAGGCCGTGCGCGAGCGCATCCTGGCGCCGCTCGACGATGCCGGCATCGAGCTCCTGTCGCAGCATGTCGACCCGGTCGACGTCGGCACGCTCATCGACATCTTCCGGGCGGAGGAGGACGCCTGCCTGCTCGGCACCGACGCGGTCCGCGACGGCGTCGACGTGCCGGGCCGCTCGCTCCGCCTGATCGTGTTCGACCGCGTGCCCTGGCCCCGGCCCGACATCTTGCACAAGGCCCGGCGCCAGGATTTCGGCTCGCGCGGCTACGACGACATGCTGACCCGCCTCAAGCTCCGCCAGGCGTTCGGCCGCCTGATCCGCCGTGCCGGCGACCAGGGCGTATTCGTGCTCCTGGACCCGATGATGCCCTCGCGCCTCTACGGCGCCTTCCCCGAGGGCGTCGACATCCGCCGCGTCGGTCTCAAGGAAGCGGTCGAGGAGACGAAATATTTCCTCCGGCCGGAGGCGGAGTGA
- a CDS encoding tellurite resistance TerB family protein, with protein sequence MIDHHAALIQTMFLVSAADADMTDAELGIIGEVVSFLPVFRGYDNSKLGATLEECAKFLGQDDGLELALKQIRESLPPKLRETAYAIACDVVAVDGEATQEELRILELLRHRLGIDRLVAAGIERGARARFMTI encoded by the coding sequence ATGATCGATCATCACGCGGCCCTGATCCAGACGATGTTCCTGGTCTCCGCCGCCGATGCGGACATGACTGACGCCGAGCTCGGCATCATCGGCGAAGTCGTCAGCTTTCTGCCAGTCTTCCGTGGGTACGACAATTCCAAGCTCGGTGCCACGCTCGAGGAATGCGCCAAGTTCCTGGGCCAGGATGACGGCTTGGAGCTGGCGCTGAAGCAGATCCGCGAGTCCCTGCCGCCGAAGCTCAGGGAGACGGCTTATGCGATCGCCTGCGACGTGGTCGCGGTCGATGGCGAGGCGACGCAGGAGGAGCTGCGCATCCTCGAGCTGCTGCGCCATCGCCTGGGCATCGACCGCCTGGTCGCCGCCGGCATCGAGCGCGGCGCGCGGGCGCGGTTCATGACGATCTGA
- a CDS encoding amino acid ABC transporter ATP-binding protein, with product MPQLLEIRNLHKRFHGVEVLKGVDLALHEREVVSIIGSSGSGKTTLLRCVNLLEEFEDGEIVLDGEAIGYRTQHGRRRRLGDRELSRQRAMTGMVFQGFHLFPHLTAAGNVMLGLRKVRHMERAEARSLAESWLGKVGLGHRADHFPSQLSGGQQQRVAIARALAMNPKLVLLDEITSALDPELVQEVLQTVKALAAEGATLLIVTHEMRFARDVSHRIVFMEQGRIAEEGPPSEIFGAPKSPRLAEFLRSSRD from the coding sequence ATGCCGCAGCTGCTCGAAATCCGCAACCTTCACAAGCGCTTCCACGGCGTCGAGGTGCTGAAGGGCGTCGATCTCGCCCTTCACGAGCGGGAGGTCGTGTCGATCATCGGCTCGAGCGGCTCCGGCAAGACGACGCTGCTCCGCTGCGTCAACCTGCTCGAGGAGTTCGAGGACGGCGAGATCGTGCTCGACGGCGAGGCCATCGGTTACCGGACCCAGCACGGCCGGCGCCGGCGGCTCGGTGATCGCGAGCTGTCGCGCCAACGCGCCATGACCGGCATGGTGTTCCAGGGCTTCCACCTGTTCCCGCACCTGACCGCGGCGGGCAACGTGATGCTGGGGCTGCGCAAGGTCAGGCACATGGAGCGGGCCGAGGCGCGGTCGCTCGCCGAGAGCTGGCTCGGCAAGGTCGGCCTCGGCCATCGGGCGGACCATTTCCCGAGCCAGCTCTCCGGCGGCCAGCAACAGCGTGTCGCCATCGCCCGTGCGCTCGCCATGAACCCGAAGCTGGTGCTGCTCGACGAGATCACCTCGGCGCTCGACCCGGAGCTGGTGCAGGAGGTGCTGCAGACGGTGAAGGCGCTCGCCGCCGAAGGCGCCACCCTGCTGATCGTTACCCACGAGATGCGCTTCGCCCGCGACGTGTCGCACCGGATCGTGTTCATGGAGCAGGGCCGGATCGCCGAGGAAGGACCGCCGTCTGAGATCTTCGGCGCGCCCAAGAGCCCGCGCCTCGCCGAGTTCCTGCGCTCCTCGCGCGACTGA
- a CDS encoding mechanosensitive ion channel family protein: MPDVNPSDLYARFQTLLPLIVSNALNVLGAIVILIIGLWLSGRCHTWVVRALSKTPQFDAMLKSFFGSLVRYLVLTVTVLAVLSQFGIQTTSLVAVLGAAGLAVGLALQGTLSNLAAGVMLLIFRPFRIGHKVQVGGIIGTVKELSLFWTELVTDDKVQVIVPNSGVWGQPLRNFSHYPVTSHAGEARFRVPEATDLAAATGIVLGAAEAHPRVLKDPAPTLLLDRTTTENALEIVLGFSVAEDEVPKVKSDLYRTVHDQLAKVTPTA, from the coding sequence ATGCCGGACGTGAACCCGAGCGACCTCTACGCCCGCTTCCAGACGTTGCTGCCGCTCATCGTCTCGAACGCCCTCAACGTGCTGGGCGCGATCGTCATCCTGATCATCGGCCTGTGGCTGTCGGGCCGCTGCCACACCTGGGTCGTGCGCGCGCTCAGCAAGACGCCGCAGTTCGACGCGATGCTGAAGAGCTTCTTCGGCAGCCTGGTCCGCTACCTGGTCTTGACCGTCACCGTGCTGGCGGTGCTGTCGCAGTTCGGCATCCAGACAACGAGCCTCGTCGCGGTCTTGGGCGCCGCCGGCCTCGCTGTCGGCCTGGCGCTGCAAGGCACGCTGTCGAACCTCGCGGCCGGCGTCATGCTGCTGATCTTCCGGCCGTTCCGCATCGGCCACAAGGTGCAGGTCGGCGGCATCATCGGCACGGTCAAGGAACTGTCGCTGTTCTGGACCGAGCTCGTGACCGACGACAAGGTGCAGGTCATCGTGCCGAACAGCGGCGTCTGGGGCCAGCCGCTCCGCAACTTCAGCCATTATCCGGTGACCTCGCACGCAGGCGAGGCCCGCTTCCGCGTGCCCGAGGCGACGGACCTCGCGGCCGCGACCGGCATCGTGCTGGGTGCGGCCGAAGCCCACCCGCGCGTGCTCAAGGACCCGGCGCCGACCCTGCTGCTCGATCGGACCACGACCGAGAATGCGCTCGAGATCGTCCTCGGATTCTCCGTCGCCGAAGACGAGGTGCCCAAGGTCAAGAGCGACCTCTACCGCACGGTCCACGACCAGCTGGCCAAGGTGACGCCCACGGCGTGA
- a CDS encoding amino acid ABC transporter permease: protein MGYSINFSVVWGSFDKLLSGLSLGLGLAAAAVLMGMIIGLIGGFASVSQIKAARTIAALYVTVLRNLPILVIVLIAYFALPDLGIRLDKYTSFILSLGFYAGAYLTEVFRAGLLSVPKGVIEAGRAIGLTRLQTSVWVVAPIMLRNALPALGSTMISLFKDTSIAAVIAVPELTFQARKINTESFRVVESWSVASALYIATCFLLAAGLRQLERRFPKF from the coding sequence ATGGGTTACTCGATCAACTTCTCGGTGGTGTGGGGCAGCTTCGACAAGCTTTTGTCGGGGCTGTCGCTCGGGCTGGGGCTCGCCGCCGCCGCCGTGCTGATGGGCATGATCATCGGCCTCATCGGCGGCTTCGCCAGCGTGTCGCAGATCAAGGCCGCGCGGACCATCGCGGCACTCTACGTGACGGTGCTCCGCAACCTGCCCATCCTCGTCATCGTGCTCATCGCCTATTTCGCGCTGCCCGATCTCGGGATCCGGCTCGACAAATACACGAGCTTCATCCTGTCGCTGGGCTTCTATGCCGGCGCCTATCTGACGGAGGTCTTCCGGGCCGGCCTCCTGTCGGTGCCGAAGGGCGTCATCGAGGCGGGCCGCGCGATCGGGCTCACCCGGCTGCAGACGAGCGTCTGGGTCGTGGCACCCATCATGCTGCGCAATGCGCTGCCGGCGCTCGGCAGCACGATGATCTCGCTGTTCAAGGACACGTCGATCGCCGCGGTCATCGCCGTGCCGGAGCTCACCTTCCAGGCGCGCAAGATCAACACCGAGAGTTTCCGCGTGGTCGAAAGCTGGAGCGTCGCAAGCGCCCTCTATATCGCGACCTGCTTCCTGCTGGCCGCGGGCCTCAGGCAGCTGGAACGCCGCTTCCCCAAGTTCTGA
- a CDS encoding transporter substrate-binding domain-containing protein translates to MRTAALALGVFAFGLGAAGSAKAEGKLQEVLKRGKLIVGTGSTNPPWEFKDASGNLVGYDIDIARLIAKGLFNDPSKVEFVVQASDARIPNITTDKVDITCQAMTVTAQRAQQVAFTIPYYREGVGLLEPKNSKYADYAALKAAGSKVTISVLQNVYAEQMVHQALPEAKVDQYDSFDLIYQAVNSGRADAAATDMSALRWYLKQNPGKYTDAGYGWNPQTYSCAVKQGDADWLQYVNTALREAMTGVDFEDYKKSFETWFGETPPEPKIGFPSEMR, encoded by the coding sequence ATGAGGACAGCGGCCTTGGCCCTGGGCGTGTTCGCCTTCGGCCTCGGCGCCGCAGGCTCGGCCAAGGCCGAGGGCAAGCTGCAGGAAGTCCTGAAGCGCGGCAAATTGATCGTGGGCACGGGCAGCACCAACCCGCCGTGGGAGTTCAAGGACGCCTCGGGCAACCTCGTCGGCTACGACATCGACATCGCGCGCCTGATCGCGAAGGGCCTGTTCAACGACCCGTCCAAGGTCGAATTCGTGGTCCAGGCGTCCGACGCGCGCATCCCGAACATCACGACCGACAAGGTCGACATCACCTGCCAGGCGATGACGGTGACCGCCCAGCGCGCCCAGCAGGTCGCCTTCACCATTCCCTACTACCGCGAGGGCGTCGGCCTGCTCGAGCCCAAGAACAGCAAGTACGCGGACTATGCGGCGCTCAAGGCCGCCGGCTCCAAGGTCACGATCTCGGTGCTGCAGAACGTCTATGCCGAGCAGATGGTGCATCAGGCCCTGCCGGAGGCGAAGGTCGACCAGTACGACAGCTTCGACCTCATCTATCAGGCGGTGAATTCCGGTCGTGCCGACGCTGCGGCCACCGACATGTCGGCACTGCGCTGGTATCTGAAGCAGAACCCCGGCAAGTACACCGACGCCGGCTATGGCTGGAACCCGCAGACCTATTCCTGCGCGGTGAAGCAGGGCGACGCCGACTGGCTGCAATATGTCAACACGGCGCTGCGCGAGGCCATGACCGGCGTCGATTTCGAGGACTACAAGAAGTCGTTCGAAACCTGGTTCGGCGAGACGCCGCCCGAGCCCAAGATCGGCTTCCCGTCCGAGATGCGTTGA
- a CDS encoding amino acid ABC transporter permease has product MDASFFDELWMARSALASGLFCTIGVSAAAITAGSLLGLLIGVSLAEGPKPLKLACRIYVDVLRGTPVLVLVLAAFYLPAVFRLNLDALTSGILALTLFCGAHVGEIVRGALQSIPPGQIEAGRSIGLTYPKILVYVLLPQALRSILPTWINTGVELVKASTLLSVIGVGDFLLKVQEIIGRTFMSLDFYVLAGCFYLAVNFAVERLGKAVERRLAH; this is encoded by the coding sequence ATGGATGCCTCGTTCTTCGACGAACTTTGGATGGCGCGGAGCGCGCTCGCGAGCGGCCTCTTCTGCACCATCGGCGTCTCGGCCGCGGCAATTACCGCCGGCAGCCTGCTCGGCCTGCTGATCGGCGTCAGCCTGGCCGAGGGACCGAAGCCGCTCAAGCTCGCCTGCCGCATCTATGTGGACGTGCTGCGCGGCACACCGGTACTGGTCCTGGTGCTGGCCGCCTTCTACCTCCCGGCCGTGTTCCGGCTCAATCTCGACGCGCTCACCTCCGGCATCCTGGCGCTGACGCTGTTCTGCGGCGCCCATGTCGGCGAGATCGTGCGCGGTGCGCTGCAATCGATCCCGCCCGGCCAGATCGAGGCGGGCCGCTCGATCGGGCTGACATACCCGAAGATCCTCGTCTATGTGCTGCTGCCCCAGGCGCTCCGGTCGATCCTGCCGACCTGGATCAATACCGGCGTCGAGCTGGTCAAGGCCTCGACCCTGCTCTCCGTCATCGGCGTCGGCGACTTCCTGCTGAAGGTGCAGGAGATCATCGGCCGCACGTTCATGAGCCTCGATTTCTACGTGCTGGCCGGCTGCTTCTACCTCGCCGTCAATTTCGCCGTCGAACGGCTGGGCAAGGCGGTCGAACGCCGCCTCGCCCACTAG